Proteins encoded together in one Gammaproteobacteria bacterium window:
- a CDS encoding Gx transporter family protein, with amino-acid sequence MQILATREDYRLAWLAALAITIHIAESALPSPLPGVKPGLANVITVITLIRYGWGSAAWVSMLRVLAGSLLIGSFLSPTFLLSATGAVCALIALGLGKQLSGGRLGPVGYSLLAAEAHMAGQFLTAYSLFIPHPELLRIFPLLMGLALLFGLVTGTIAHAVLTRLPAELDDRSLSRP; translated from the coding sequence ATGCAGATTCTCGCCACCCGGGAGGACTACCGGCTTGCCTGGCTGGCGGCGCTGGCGATCACCATCCACATCGCCGAAAGCGCCCTGCCCAGCCCGCTGCCCGGTGTGAAGCCGGGGCTGGCCAACGTCATCACGGTCATCACCCTCATCCGCTACGGCTGGGGCAGCGCGGCCTGGGTGAGCATGTTGCGGGTGCTGGCCGGCAGCCTGCTGATCGGCAGCTTTCTCTCCCCGACCTTTCTGCTCAGCGCCACCGGTGCCGTCTGCGCCCTGATCGCCCTCGGCCTGGGCAAGCAGCTATCCGGCGGTCGCCTGGGACCGGTGGGTTATTCCTTGCTGGCCGCCGAGGCGCACATGGCCGGCCAGTTCCTGACGGCCTACAGCCTGTTCATCCCGCATCCCGAATTACTGCGTATTTTTCCCCTGCTGATGGGCCTTGCCCTGCTATTCGGGCTGGTTACGGGTACAATTGCTCACGCCGTGTTGACGCGACTGCCTGCCGAGCTTGATGACCGCAGCCTCTCTCGCCCCTGA
- a CDS encoding FAD:protein FMN transferase encodes MKRPIALLMVLAALLLSGCSQNKPYKDTILDFGTLINITLYTDDPAQARQAFKVARQDFDYMQHTWNAWHPGPLGRVNLLLPTGSPFTAPPSVLPLIKLGTTLSRQSGGLFNPAIGKLLQLWGFESDTLPKGPPPPLAKIQALLKQHPTMADLHVDGIRLSSTNPAVRLDFGGFAKGYGVDRVMERFRAMGIHNALIDAGGDLRAIGRHGDRPWRIGIRNPDQADTALAWVDIQGDESVFTSGDYERYYMYHGKRYHHIIDPRSGYPSAGVSSATVILDGPGNGARADAAATALMIAGIKDWARIAKGMHVSQIMLIDHQGEVYMTPAMAKRIHFTKQPPAIHTLQLNPGAVR; translated from the coding sequence ATGAAAAGACCAATCGCCCTCCTCATGGTCCTGGCCGCCCTGCTGCTGTCCGGCTGCAGCCAGAACAAACCCTACAAGGACACCATCCTCGACTTTGGGACGCTGATCAATATCACGCTGTACACCGACGATCCCGCCCAGGCCCGGCAGGCATTCAAGGTGGCCCGCCAGGACTTCGATTACATGCAGCACACCTGGAACGCCTGGCATCCCGGGCCGCTGGGCCGGGTCAACCTCCTGCTGCCGACCGGCAGCCCCTTTACCGCCCCGCCCTCCGTGCTGCCCCTGATCAAACTCGGCACGACCCTGTCGCGGCAAAGCGGCGGGTTGTTCAACCCGGCCATCGGCAAGCTGCTGCAGCTATGGGGCTTCGAAAGCGATACTCTCCCGAAGGGGCCGCCTCCCCCATTGGCCAAAATCCAGGCTCTGCTGAAACAGCATCCGACCATGGCCGACCTGCACGTCGACGGCATCAGGCTCAGCAGCACCAATCCCGCCGTTCGGCTGGATTTCGGCGGGTTCGCCAAGGGCTACGGCGTGGACCGGGTGATGGAACGCTTCCGTGCCATGGGCATTCACAACGCCCTGATCGACGCCGGCGGCGATCTGCGCGCCATCGGTCGCCATGGCGACCGGCCCTGGCGCATCGGCATTCGCAACCCGGACCAGGCCGACACCGCTTTGGCCTGGGTGGACATCCAGGGCGACGAGTCGGTGTTCACCTCGGGCGACTATGAGCGCTATTACATGTATCACGGCAAGCGCTATCACCACATCATCGACCCCCGCAGCGGGTATCCTTCCGCCGGCGTCAGCTCGGCGACGGTCATCCTGGACGGTCCGGGGAACGGGGCGCGGGCCGACGCGGCCGCCACCGCCCTGATGATCGCGGGGATAAAGGATTGGGCCCGCATCGCAAAGGGGATGCACGTCTCCCAGATCATGCTCATCGACCATCAGGGCGAGGTGTACATGACGCCGGCCATGGCCAAACGCATCCATTTCACCAAACAGCCGCCGGCCATCCACACCTTGCAACTGAACCCGGGCGCGGTTCGCTGA
- the gshB gene encoding glutathione synthase: protein MTPTLGVVMDPIATINIKKDSTFAMLLEAQARGWPLRYMEQSDLWLENGQVHASMRALRVADDPQGWFELGSPEVAPLDSLDVVLMRKDPPLDMEYLYSLYLLELAEAQGTRVINAPGGIRAVNEKLYTAWFPDLAPPSLVTRDMPRLRAFLETQGEAVVKPLDGMGGAEVFRLRRQDPNLNVILESVTHHGRRTVMCQRFLPEYTQGDKRILLVDGEPVPYALARIPAEGEGRANLAAGGHGVGVELTARDREIAERIGPVMCRMGLLFVGLDVIGDYLTEINVTSPTCIRELDAIYGINISAQLMDAILARLKA, encoded by the coding sequence ATGACCCCTACGCTCGGGGTGGTGATGGATCCCATCGCCACTATCAATATCAAAAAAGACAGCACCTTCGCCATGCTGCTGGAAGCGCAGGCCCGCGGCTGGCCGCTCCGGTACATGGAGCAAAGCGACCTGTGGCTCGAGAACGGCCAGGTACATGCTAGCATGCGCGCCCTGCGTGTCGCAGACGATCCGCAGGGCTGGTTCGAGCTCGGCTCGCCGGAGGTGGCGCCGCTCGACAGTCTGGACGTGGTTCTGATGCGCAAGGACCCGCCGCTGGACATGGAGTACCTCTACTCACTGTACCTGCTGGAGCTGGCGGAGGCACAGGGCACGCGGGTGATCAATGCGCCCGGCGGCATCAGGGCGGTGAACGAAAAACTCTATACCGCCTGGTTTCCCGACCTCGCGCCCCCCAGCCTCGTCACGCGCGATATGCCCCGCCTGCGGGCCTTCCTGGAAACGCAGGGCGAGGCCGTGGTCAAACCCCTGGACGGCATGGGTGGCGCGGAGGTGTTTCGCCTGCGCCGCCAGGACCCGAATCTGAACGTCATCCTCGAGTCCGTCACCCACCATGGCCGGCGCACGGTCATGTGCCAGCGGTTTTTACCTGAATACACCCAGGGCGACAAACGCATCCTGCTGGTGGACGGCGAACCGGTGCCCTATGCGCTGGCCCGCATCCCGGCCGAGGGCGAGGGCCGCGCCAACCTGGCCGCCGGCGGGCACGGCGTGGGGGTCGAGCTCACGGCGCGCGACCGCGAGATCGCCGAACGCATCGGCCCCGTCATGTGCCGCATGGGCCTGTTGTTCGTCGGACTGGACGTGATCGGCGACTACCTGACCGAAATCAACGTCACCAGCCCTACCTGCATCCGCGAACTGGATGCCATTTACGGTATCAATATCAGTGCCCAACTGATGGACGCCATCCTCGCCAGACTGAAGGCATGA
- a CDS encoding response regulator — MVIDDSKTIRRTAETLLKKQGCDVVTATDGFEALAKIAEHHPDIIFVDIMMPRLDGYQTCALIKHNRDFKNTPVIMLSSKDSIFDKARGRIVGSEQYLTKPFTREDLLSAIKQHVKGRG; from the coding sequence ATGGTCATCGATGACAGCAAGACCATCCGCCGTACCGCAGAGACACTCCTCAAAAAGCAAGGCTGTGACGTGGTCACGGCCACGGACGGCTTCGAGGCCCTGGCCAAGATTGCCGAGCATCATCCCGACATCATATTTGTCGACATCATGATGCCGCGTCTGGATGGCTATCAGACCTGCGCCTTGATCAAGCATAACCGGGACTTCAAGAACACACCGGTCATCATGCTCTCAAGCAAGGACAGTATCTTCGACAAGGCACGGGGCCGGATCGTCGGCTCCGAGCAATACCTGACCAAGCCGTTCACTCGCGAGGATCTGTTAAGCGCCATCAAGCAACACGTCAAAGGGCGTGGTTGA
- a CDS encoding response regulator gives MTHILVVDDSPTELHVFKSILEKNGFQVTTAQSGEEGVELAKQVKPDLVLMDVVMPGLNGFQATRQLANEPSTQNIPVIIVTTKDQETDKVWAKRQGAKDYIVKPAKEKELLQRIGSLLG, from the coding sequence ATGACGCACATTCTCGTGGTTGATGATTCTCCAACCGAACTGCACGTCTTCAAGTCGATTCTGGAAAAGAACGGCTTCCAGGTCACCACGGCGCAAAGTGGTGAGGAAGGTGTCGAGCTGGCCAAGCAGGTCAAGCCGGATCTGGTGTTGATGGACGTGGTCATGCCCGGTCTGAACGGCTTCCAGGCCACCCGTCAGCTTGCCAACGAGCCCAGCACGCAGAATATTCCCGTCATTATCGTGACCACCAAGGACCAGGAGACCGACAAGGTCTGGGCCAAGCGGCAGGGTGCCAAGGACTATATCGTCAAGCCGGCCAAGGAAAAGGAGCTGCTGCAGCGTATCGGTTCGCTGCTGGGGTAA
- a CDS encoding chemotaxis protein CheW, with the protein MAEAAVTATPFDLLLDIERKSQRHAAGLPAQTGEKQDWTGILFRLKGTELLAPMEQVAEIVSMPDVARVPGVKPWVLGIANMRGNLLPVADLQGYLYGENVPSSEWKQGSLLVLRQGDMYAGLLVDAVLGMKHYWREDQAEELPALDAALRPYVETSFSRMGEHYGVFALGKLAASEEFMNVSV; encoded by the coding sequence ATGGCGGAAGCGGCCGTGACAGCGACGCCCTTCGATCTGCTCCTGGACATTGAGCGGAAGAGCCAGCGTCATGCGGCCGGCCTGCCCGCCCAGACCGGCGAGAAGCAGGACTGGACGGGAATACTGTTTCGCCTCAAAGGCACCGAGCTGTTGGCGCCCATGGAGCAGGTGGCCGAGATCGTCTCCATGCCCGATGTGGCGCGTGTGCCCGGCGTCAAGCCCTGGGTGCTGGGCATTGCCAACATGCGCGGTAATTTGCTGCCGGTGGCCGATCTTCAGGGCTATCTTTACGGTGAGAACGTGCCGTCCTCGGAATGGAAGCAGGGCAGCCTGCTGGTGCTGAGGCAGGGGGATATGTATGCGGGCCTGTTGGTCGACGCGGTGCTCGGCATGAAGCATTACTGGCGCGAGGATCAGGCGGAGGAACTGCCTGCGCTCGATGCCGCGCTAAGGCCTTATGTGGAAACGTCGTTCAGCCGCATGGGGGAGCATTACGGGGTGTTTGCCCTGGGCAAACTCGCCGCGAGCGAAGAATTCATGAATGTTTCGGTGTGA
- a CDS encoding methyl-accepting chemotaxis protein encodes MKAPSTKELAARLGGGKLVAVLGVLLLISLGLMAGAFYYTNQQGGYEKEYISIAAEQGLLSQRLATFSIEAANGKSEAFKQLKQLRDQFDKTLLQLQKGESAKGLPPLPTELKGNLGDIETSWKAYRQNIDTILNGQEPISKVTDYVQVINNYIPQLLANSDEVVTELVKRKADQQEIYVASRQLMLTQRIENNLNKVLAGGEGAATAADRFGRDAALFGRVLEGMIRGYPALNIQKVSYPEARDRLREVAMLFSTVSEHVGAILQSSPQLFEIKDAASQVEGDSRQVLTAAGSLEKNILSYGQRLQLIAYAGYGFGGIALVLLVLMGYQLYMDARRRLAVTTEQNRRNQRAILRLLDEMTNLAEGDLTVHATVTEDITGAIADSVNYAIDALRSLVTTINQTAGQVASAVENTQATAMRLTDASNHQAREIASASAAVTDMADSIEQVSNNASTSAEVADKSVQIAHAGAETVRRTIDGMNTIREQIQETAKRIKRLGESSQEIGDIVSLINDIADQTNILALNAAIQASSAGEAGRGFAVVADEVQRLAERSANATKQIEALVKTIQADTNEAVISMEQSTANVVKGARFAQESGEALEQIENVSNQLSQLIKTISAAAQQQAAVAGNISHTMNVIQEITMQTSEGTTETSGLIGNLSSLAGDLRKSVSGFKLPQEQTTKTMIVTGGAAALEEEEKDATLQLG; translated from the coding sequence ATGAAAGCGCCTTCGACTAAAGAACTTGCCGCAAGGCTGGGTGGGGGCAAGCTCGTCGCTGTTCTGGGCGTCCTGCTGCTGATCTCGCTCGGCTTGATGGCCGGTGCCTTCTACTACACCAACCAACAGGGTGGCTACGAGAAGGAATACATCAGTATCGCCGCTGAGCAGGGACTGCTGTCGCAGCGTCTCGCCACCTTCTCGATCGAAGCGGCGAACGGCAAATCAGAAGCGTTCAAGCAGCTCAAGCAGTTGCGCGATCAGTTCGACAAGACACTTCTGCAGCTGCAAAAAGGCGAATCCGCCAAGGGGCTGCCTCCCCTGCCGACCGAACTCAAGGGAAATCTCGGCGATATCGAGACCTCCTGGAAGGCCTATCGTCAGAACATCGACACCATCCTCAACGGTCAGGAACCGATCTCCAAGGTCACGGACTACGTCCAGGTCATCAACAACTACATTCCCCAGTTGCTGGCCAATTCGGACGAGGTGGTAACCGAGCTGGTGAAGAGGAAGGCCGATCAGCAGGAGATTTACGTCGCCTCCCGTCAGCTGATGCTCACCCAGCGTATCGAGAACAACCTGAACAAGGTGCTGGCGGGCGGTGAGGGCGCCGCCACGGCCGCCGACCGTTTCGGTCGCGATGCGGCACTGTTCGGCCGGGTGCTGGAAGGCATGATTCGCGGCTATCCGGCGCTGAATATCCAGAAGGTCAGCTATCCGGAGGCGCGCGACCGGCTGCGTGAAGTGGCCATGCTGTTCAGTACCGTCAGTGAACACGTCGGCGCCATCCTGCAGTCCTCGCCGCAGCTGTTCGAGATCAAGGACGCCGCGAGTCAGGTGGAAGGTGACAGCCGTCAGGTGCTCACCGCCGCGGGCAGTCTGGAAAAGAACATCCTGAGCTACGGTCAGCGCCTGCAGCTGATCGCCTACGCGGGTTACGGTTTCGGTGGCATCGCCCTGGTGCTCCTGGTCCTCATGGGATACCAGCTGTACATGGATGCACGCCGCCGCCTGGCCGTCACCACCGAACAAAACCGCAGAAACCAGCGCGCGATCCTGCGTCTGCTGGACGAGATGACCAACCTCGCGGAAGGTGACCTCACGGTGCACGCCACCGTGACCGAGGACATCACGGGCGCGATCGCCGACTCGGTCAACTACGCCATCGATGCGTTGCGCAGCCTGGTTACCACCATCAACCAGACGGCGGGACAGGTCGCGAGCGCCGTGGAAAACACCCAGGCGACCGCCATGCGCCTGACCGACGCGAGTAATCACCAGGCCCGCGAGATTGCCTCGGCCTCGGCGGCCGTCACCGACATGGCCGACTCCATCGAACAGGTGTCGAACAACGCCTCCACCTCCGCCGAAGTGGCCGACAAATCGGTGCAGATCGCGCACGCGGGAGCGGAAACCGTGCGCCGTACCATCGACGGCATGAACACCATCCGCGAACAGATTCAGGAGACCGCGAAGCGAATCAAACGCCTGGGTGAAAGCTCGCAGGAAATCGGCGATATCGTCAGCCTCATTAACGACATCGCCGATCAAACCAACATCCTGGCCTTGAACGCCGCCATTCAGGCATCGAGCGCGGGTGAGGCGGGACGCGGGTTCGCGGTGGTTGCGGACGAAGTGCAGCGCCTCGCGGAACGTTCCGCCAACGCGACGAAACAGATCGAGGCGCTGGTTAAAACCATCCAGGCCGATACCAACGAGGCGGTGATCTCCATGGAGCAGAGCACGGCCAACGTGGTCAAGGGCGCACGCTTTGCTCAGGAATCGGGTGAGGCGCTGGAACAGATCGAGAACGTGTCCAACCAGCTCTCGCAACTGATCAAGACCATTTCCGCAGCCGCGCAGCAGCAGGCGGCGGTGGCCGGTAATATCAGCCACACCATGAACGTCATTCAGGAAATCACGATGCAGACCTCCGAAGGGACCACCGAGACCTCGGGCCTCATCGGTAACCTGTCCAGTCTGGCCGGCGATCTGCGCAAGTCGGTATCGGGCTTCAAGCTGCCCCAGGAGCAGACGACCAAGACGATGATCGTGACGGGCGGTGCGGCTGCGTTGGAGGAGGAAGAAAAGGACGCGACGCTGCAGCTTGGCTAA